In a genomic window of Phalacrocorax aristotelis chromosome 8, bGulAri2.1, whole genome shotgun sequence:
- the SOWAHA gene encoding ankyrin repeat domain-containing protein SOWAHA: MAELDISPAAVLGFLRERGGRVRRAELVSAFRPLLEAGGDAAEREERLKEAVNAVAVMKDRGGAKFVVLRRELRTDPPPGAALVPGDGGGGPDPVAIPDPDPDPVPVAIPDPDPIPDAVPNPDPDPECWLSPSPPEELPLSRPVSELRGRFQGGGGGVPLPASTGGSRREPAPKPCMLPVRCVPTTATAAATPGPPEELGSPVSPPPEEEAGSRSPGPQRVARNHRPSEETAVVPLEEAEHQWLVMAAGGQWTQQLYGLLLEDASLAARRDFISGFTALHWAAKSGNCAMVKSIIQEAEKNGICVNVDARSHSGYTALHLAAIHGQEKTITLLVNSYHAKTDLRDYSGKKPHQYLKEGTSSMVRRLLGDPSLLHNMEPSMPIKKNTKIAASILSSTSTFLGVISDDMAFCDLTKGLRKPSSLNKLLAATTGPRKKPKTRGGFPSYSSLSEVREEEEEEVVVKRRPISELFFGH, translated from the coding sequence ATGGCGGAGCTCGACATCAGCCCGGCGGCCGTGCTGGGCTTCCTGCGGGAGCGCGGCGGCCGGGTGCGCAGGGCCGAGCTGGTGAGCGCCTTTCGGCCGCTGCTGGAGGCCGGCGGGGACGCGGCGGAgcgggaggagcggctgaaggaGGCGGTGAACGCCGTGGCGGTGATGAAGGACCGCGGCGGCGCCAAGTTCGTCGTCCTGCGGCGGGAGCTGCGAACCGACCCGCCGCCGGGAGCCGCGCTGGTGCCGGGGGACGGTGGCGGCGGCCCCGACCCTGTCGCGATCCCTGACCCCGATCCCGACCCCGTCCCTGTCGCGATCCCCGATCCCGACCCCATCCCGGACGCCGTCCCCAACCCCGACCCCGACCCCGAATGCTGGCTCTCACCATCACCCCCCGAGGAGCTGCCGCTGTCGCGGCCCGTCTCCGAGCTTCGGGGCCGCTTccagggcggcggcggcggggtgcCCCTGCCCGCCAGCACCGGGGGGTCCCGGCGGGAGCCGGCCCCCAAGCCCTGCATGCTGCCCGTGCGCTGCGTGCCGACCACCGCCACCGCTGCCGCCACCCCGGGGCCGCCCGAGGAGCTGGGGTCCCCCGTGTCACCCCCGCCGGAGGAGGAGGCCGGGTCCCGCTCGCCTGGCCCGCAACGGGTGGCCAGGAACCATCGGCCCAGCGAGGAGACGGCGGTGGTGCCCCTGGAGGAGGCCGAGCACCAGTGGCTGGTGATGGCGGCCGGCGGGCAATGGACCCAGCAGCTCTACGGGCTGCTGCTAGAAGACGCCAGCTTGGCGGCCCGGAGGGACTTCATCTCGGGCTTCACCGCCTTGCACTGGGCTGCCAAGAGCGGTAACTGTGCCATGGTGAAAAGTATCATCCAAGAGGCCGAGAAGAACGGGATCTGCGTCAACGTGGACGCCAGGTCGCACAGCGGCTACACGGCACTCCACCTGGCCGCCATACACGGCCAGGAGAAGACTATCACCCTGCTGGTCAACAGCTACCACGCCAAGACCGACCTGAGGGACTACAGTGGGAAGAAGCCACACCAGTACTTAAAGGAAGGGACCTCCTCTATGGTCAGGCGCTTGCTGGGGGACCCCAGCCTTCTCCACAACATGGAGCCCTCCATGCCCATCAAGAAGAACACAAAGATTGCGGCTTCAATCTTGAGCTCCACTAGCACTTTCCTGGGGGTCATATCCGATGACATGGCTTTCTGCGATCTCACCAAAGGTTTAAGGAAGCCCTCATCCTTAAACAAGCTCCTGGCTGCCACTACAGGCCCGAGGAAGAAGCCAAAGACCAGAGGGGGCTTCCCTTCATATTCCTCCCTCTCTGAGgtaagagaggaggaggaagaggaagtcgTCGTGAAACGCAGACCCATTTCTGAGCTGTTCTTTGGCCACTAG